A window of the Oncorhynchus mykiss isolate Arlee chromosome 15, USDA_OmykA_1.1, whole genome shotgun sequence genome harbors these coding sequences:
- the LOC110490828 gene encoding LOW QUALITY PROTEIN: elongation of very long chain fatty acids protein 2-like (The sequence of the model RefSeq protein was modified relative to this genomic sequence to represent the inferred CDS: substituted 2 bases at 2 genomic stop codons), with amino-acid sequence MKGKFIQCWPYDFLHVYHHASMFNIWWSVLNWIPCGQSFFGPTLNSFIHVCMYSYYGLSTTPSMQKXLWXKHYLTQAQLVQLLLSIIHTLGAVIVPCGFPIRRLLIQVSYMATLVILFVNVYIQTYRKRRPSEDDKLTFEQSHIKSSHPNGHSASTNGTSLKKRQ; translated from the exons ATGAAAGGAAAGTTTATCCAGTGCTGGCCATATGACTTCCTGCACGTGTATCACCACGCCTCCATGTTCAACATCTGGTGGAGTGTTCTCAACTGGATCCCCTGTGGACAGA GTTTCTTTGGGCCAACTCTGAACAGTTTCATCCATGTGTGTATGTACTCCTATTACggcctgtccacaacaccctccATGCAGAAATAGCTCTGGTAGAAGCACTACCTGACTCAGGCTCAGCTG GTCCAGCTTCTACTGTCCATCATACACACCCTGGGTGCAGTCATCGTCCCCTGTGGTTTTCCCATCAGACGCCTGCTCATCCAGGTCTCCTACATGGCCACCCTCGTCATCCTCTTTGTCAACGTCTACATTCAG ACCTACAGAAAAAGACGTCCCAGCGAAGACGATAAGCTTACTTTTGAGCAGAGCCACATCAAGTCCAGTCATCCAAATGGCCACTCCGCCTCGACCAATGGCACCAGCCTCAAGAAAAGGCAGTAG